The following nucleotide sequence is from Pandoraea thiooxydans.
TGGCCGCGCCATGCCGCGTTGCATCGGCCGGCCTGAAGATCATCCCGGTGGTCGGTCATGCGGCGGCCGTCCCCACCGACGCCTGCGCCACCGCCATCGATCCGTAAGATAAGCGACCCGATGGCGCTGCCGCAAACACCAAGCCCGCCTCGCGCGGGCTTGGTTTTTTCAGGCGCGGTAGGTCGCGCGCTGCACGCCCTGCGGCGTGCCCATCAAGCAGATGTCCGCACCGCGTTGCGCGAACAGGCCGACCGTAACCACGCCAGGAATCTGGTTGACTCGCGTCTCCAGGGCAACCGGATCCTCGATTTGCAGACCTGACCAATCGAGAATCACATTACCGTTGTCGGTCAGATACGGCTTGCCGTCCGCAGTACGCCGCAAGGCTGGCGCACCGCCCTGTGCCGCCAGAGCTCTCG
It contains:
- a CDS encoding DUF6726 family protein — encoded protein: MRKLAASNQRIARSSVRALVGVVLLSMLSGCGLMAAPCRVASAGLKIIPVVGHAAAVPTDACATAIDP